A region from the Papaver somniferum cultivar HN1 unplaced genomic scaffold, ASM357369v1 unplaced-scaffold_125, whole genome shotgun sequence genome encodes:
- the LOC113331208 gene encoding uncharacterized protein LOC113331208, translated as MAFVKEEELKRDKPLNCEMGLVEELEIPIAKKNWCRELETRVLTVAEEEEESLSLRCLESGGKTVVEPGTLQSHVSYGDKAWTREMNDVQSENGWKKEKMFAVSNHPSPPDTGVHVTGPMTIDRKHEPSLSTKERKKNTGSGSNVEVKNRARKKIDFETEDRKIALLELNSVKSADVIDISDSEDEKEISPTRTCEIGGKERLIEVKDVNDPTSKKCLGPFSEKREEYDVGFEADSIPLSTTPKRKRKWRVSSDSDSEEDDTVPISKLFGITMPKLSPSSPCNKDVAVSSEGPNVEKLVTPPRRRLLSLRQREEKKRRVDETSIYENTSPNNVKTGASSQGEFCDLTAESDEELVAEEAGSESEGDSLDEFIVSDGDGDGEISDSGDSSRDAEDTVDSDVDFDQILGMIERRKTKDSKWKDEGYMLSSFGKDPILCMKAVCALYRQQTAEEKLMKGSVHLNKRGFSKFDAHRGTYLAEFLTDGSQEGDLVKSVKELEMFDSKGLEDCRKLASRYSKQLFTIYQSEEDPLFGP; from the exons ATGGCTTTTGTAAAGGAGGAAGAATTGAAACGTGATAAACCCTTGAATTGTGAAATGGGTCTGGTGGAAGAATTGGAAATTCCTATTGCGAAGAAGAATTGGTGCAGGGAGTTGGAAACTCGAGTTTTAACGgtggcagaagaagaagaagaaagtttaaGTTTGAGATGTCTAGAATCCGGCGGAAAGACAGTTGTGGAACCAGGAACTTTACAAAGTCATGTTTCTTACGGCGACAAAGCTTGGACGAGAGAAATGAATGATGTTCAGAGTGAAAATGGATGGAAGAAAGAGAAGATGTTCGCGGTCTCTAACCACCCATCTCCACCGGATACAGGTGTACATGTTACAG GTCCAATGACTATCGACAGGAAACATGAGCCTTCTCTAAGTACGAAAGAACGCAAGAAGAATACTGGTTCAGGGTCCAATGTGGAAGTTAAAAATAGAGCAAGAAAGAAGATAGATTTTGAGACAGAAGACAGGAAGATAGCCCTCTTGGAGCTTAATAGTGTAAAATCTGCAGACGTTATTGATATCAGTGACAGCGAGGATGAAAAGGAGATTAGTCCAACGCGTACTTGTGAGATTGGAGGCAAAGAAAGGCTGATTGAGGTGAAAGATGTAAATGATCCGACATCCAAGAAGTGTTTAGGACCATTTTCTGAGAAGAGAGAGGAATATGATGTCGGATTTGAGGCGGATAGTATCCCATTATCTACCACACCAAAAAGGAAGAGGAAGTGGAGAGTTTCGAGTGATAGTGATAGTGAAGAGGATGATACAGTTCCAATTAGTAAACTTTTTGGAATTACTATGCCCAAACTCTCTCCATCGAGTCCATGTAATAAGGATGTTGCTGTCTCTTCTGAGGGTCCAAATGTCGAAAAATTGGTGACCCCTCCAAGGCGAAGACTGCTGTCACTAAGACAGCGTGAAGAAAAGAAGAGACGGGTTGATGAAACATCAATTTATGAaaatacatctcctaataatgtgAAAACTGGGGCGTCATCACAAGGAGAGTTTTGCGACCTAACTGCTGAGAGTGATGAGGAGTTAGTGGCAGAAGAGGCTGGTTCTGAGAGTGAGGGTGACAGTTTGGATGAATTTATTGTATcagatggtgatggtgatggtgaaaTTTCTGACAGTGGAGATAGTTCTAGGGACGCAGAAGATACGGTGGATAGTGATGTGGATTTTGACCAGATTCTAGGAATGATAGAAAGGAGAAAAACTAAAGATTCAAAATGGAAAGATGAGGGCTACATGCTTTCTTCCTTCGGAAAGGATCCTATACTCTGTATGAAAGCTGTATGTGCACTGTATAGGCAGCAAACAGCTGAGGAAAAACTAATGAAAGGCTCAGTGCATCTCAATAAGCGAGGGTTCAGCAAGTTTGATGCGCACAG GGGAACCTATTTAGCCGAGTTCCTAACAGATGGTAGTCAAGAAGGTGACCTGGTGAAATCTGTCAAGGAGCTGGAGATGTTCGATTCTAAAGGACTTGAAGATTGTCGAAAGTTAGCTAGTCGTTACTCAAAGCAATTATTCACCATTTATCAAAGCGAAGAAGATCCTTTATTTGGTCCTTAG
- the LOC113331265 gene encoding pentatricopeptide repeat-containing protein At5g39980, chloroplastic-like, producing TNLISSSSLIITSSYANKDIWRKSDNNTNEKTKHSSSSSVLHKKSDNQHQNHHHRQVYLDHSIDMDELISSIKKTSTPQELFALMSIYKGRQLSLRFMVSLLSRESDWQRTLALFDWMIEEAMYKPSVFAYNVVIRNVLRAKQWELASGLVNEMRQRAISPDKFTYSTLITHFGKEGDFDSALSWLQQMEQDRVTGDLVLYSNLIELSRKLGDYSKGISLFSRLKRAGITPDLVAYNSMINVFGKAKLFREARQLFHEMRSFGVAPDTVSYSTLLSKFVEDKRFVEALSIFSEMKEVKCPVDLTTCNVMIDVYGQLDMAKEADCLFWSMRKMAIEPSVVSYNTILRVYGEAELFGEAIHLFRLMQSKDIEQNVVTYNTMIKIYGKYLEHEKATNLVQEMQKRGIEPNAVTYSTIISIWGKAGKLDRAATLFQKLRNSGVEIDQVLYQTMIVAYEKAGLIAHAKRLLHELKRPDNIPRETAISILVGAGRTEEAMWVFRQAFDAGEVKDISVFGGLIDLLSRNKKQTNVIEVFEKMRGAGYFPNSNVIALVLNAYGKLREFEKAEAMYKEMQDEGCVFPDEVHFQMLSLYGWAGDFTAVESLFERLDSDPNIDKKELHLVTASVYERGNRLDDASQIISQINKRGISSTLPSS from the coding sequence ACAAATTtaatctcttcatcttctctgattaTAACTTCATCTTACGCAAACAAAGATATCTGGAGAAAATCAGATAACAACACCAATGAGAAAACCAAACACAGTTCTTCTTCCTCTGTTCTTCATAAAAAATCTGATaatcaacatcaaaatcatcatcaccGTCAAGTTTATTTAGATCATAGTATCGATATGGATGAATTAATCTCATCCATTAAAAAGACTTCAACCCCACAAGAACTGTTTGCTTTAATGTCAATTTACAAAGGCAGACAGCTCTCATTACGTTTCATGGTTTCTTTATTATCTCGCGAGTCAGATTGGCAAAGAACATTAGCTTTGTTTGATTGGATGATTGAAGAAGCAATGTATAAACCCTCTGTTTTTGCTTATAATGTAGTAATACGTAATGTTCTTCGTGCGAAACAATGGGAACTTGCATCTGGACTAGTCAACGAAATGCGTCAAAGAGCTATATCACCTGATAAGTTTACTTATTCTACTCTTATAACACATTTTGGTAAAGAAGGAGATTTTGATTCTGCTCTATCTTGGCTTCAACAAATGGAGCAAGATCGCGTTACTGGTGATCTTGTTTTGTATAGTAATTTGATTGAGTTATCAAGAAAACTTGGTGATTATTCAAAAGGGATATCGCTCTTTTCTAGATTAAAAAGAGCAGGGATTACTCCTGATCTTGTTGCTTATAACTCAATGATAAATGTTTTTGGTAAAGCTAAGCTTTTCAGAGAAGCTCGGCAACTTTTTCATGAAATGAGATCATTTGGTGTTGCCCCTGATACTGTAAGTTACTCTACTCTTCTTAGTAAGTTCGTGGAAGATAAAAGATTTGTTGAGGCATTGTCTATTTTCTCTGAGATGAAAGAAGTTAAGTGTCCGGTCGACCTTACTACGTGTAATGTTATGATTGATGTATATGGTCAATTGGATATGGCTAAAGAAGCCGATTGTTTGTTTTGGAGCATGAGAAAGATGGCAATTGAACCCAGTGTTGTTAGTTATAACACCATTTTGAGGGTTTATGGTGAGGCGGAGTTGTTTGGTGAAGCCATTCATCTTTTTCGGTTAATGCAGAGCAAGGATATTGAACAAAATGTAGTTACATATAACACAATGATCAAGATTTATGGAAAATATTTAGAGCATGAGAAGGCAACAAATCTTGTTCAGGAGATGCAGAAGAGAGGGATTGAGCCTAATGCTGTTACATACTCTACAATCATTTCGATATGGGGAAAGGCAGGTAAATTAGATCGAGCAGCAACGCTTTTCCAGAAGCTGAGGAATTCAGGTGTTGAAATTGATCAAGTTCTTTACCAGACTATGATTGTTGCATATGAGAAGGCAGGACTGATTGCCCATGCTAAGCGGTTACTTCACGAGCTCAAACGTCCTGATAACATCCCTAGGGAGACTGCCATTTCTATTCTAGTGGGTGCTGGGAGAACTGAAGAGGCTATGTGGGTTTTCCGTCAAGCTTTTGATGCCGGTGAAGTTAAGGATATATCTGTTTTTGGAGGTTTGATTGATCTTCTCTCCAGGAATAAGAAGCAGACGAATGTTATTGAGGTGTTTGAGAAGATGAGAGGTGCTGGATATTTTCCCAATTCCAATGTTATTGCATTAGTGTTGAATGCGTATGGAAAACTGAGGGAATTCGAGAAAGCTGAGGCCATGTACAAGGAAATGCAAGATGAGGGCTGTGTTTTTCCTGATGAAGTACACTTTCAAATGCTTAGTCTGTACGGCTGGGCAGGGGATTTTACAGCGGTTGAATCACTGTTTGAGAGACTGGATTCTGATCCTAATATTGACAAGAAAGAACTGCATCTTGTGACTGCTAGTGTTTATGAGAGAGGTAATCGATTAGATGATGCATCACAAATAATTAGCCAGATAAACAAAAGGGGAATTTCAAGTACATTGCCATCGTCATAA